One window of Microcoleus sp. FACHB-672 genomic DNA carries:
- a CDS encoding ABC transporter ATP-binding protein, whose amino-acid sequence MSKLEIKNLNKTYTPKVIPVKDISLTVDDDEFLTLLGPSGCGKSTTLRLIAGLEQPTRGKISIGERDVTHLSAGDRNIAMVFQSYALYPHMTVYENMASGLKLRKLPRVEIHQRVDEVAKKLGLEELMDRKPGQMSGGQRQRVALGRALVRKPDVFLLDEPLSNLDALLRERVRADLKQLFDAQSVPVVYVTHDQTEAMTLSTKVAILSNGNVQQLDAPQRIYSHPANQFVAGFIGSPQMNLLTLNCQGRDAMLGNFKIPLPALPTVPPQIVLGIRPENVYLAEPAAEQTIQGQVFLVENLGMHNLISVRVTGNAEQAEPMTLRTLLPADQRWSGEVISLMLPPQSIHWFDVQTGDRLGFER is encoded by the coding sequence ATGTCAAAACTTGAAATCAAAAATCTCAATAAAACCTATACTCCTAAAGTTATCCCCGTCAAAGATATCAGCTTAACCGTAGATGACGATGAATTTCTCACCCTACTCGGCCCATCTGGATGCGGGAAATCAACGACACTACGATTAATTGCCGGCTTAGAACAACCTACACGAGGCAAAATCTCAATTGGCGAACGCGATGTCACTCATTTAAGTGCCGGTGATCGTAACATTGCAATGGTGTTTCAAAGTTACGCCCTCTACCCTCACATGACGGTTTATGAAAACATGGCATCCGGGTTAAAACTTCGTAAATTACCCCGTGTGGAAATCCATCAGCGCGTGGATGAAGTTGCTAAAAAACTAGGGCTGGAAGAATTGATGGATCGCAAGCCAGGGCAGATGTCTGGGGGACAGCGGCAGCGTGTTGCCCTCGGACGCGCTTTGGTTCGTAAACCGGATGTGTTTTTGCTGGATGAACCGTTGAGTAATTTGGATGCGCTGTTGCGAGAACGGGTTCGGGCTGATTTAAAACAACTTTTTGACGCGCAATCTGTGCCGGTGGTTTATGTAACGCATGACCAAACGGAAGCGATGACATTATCAACGAAAGTGGCGATACTTTCTAACGGTAATGTACAACAGTTAGATGCGCCGCAACGGATTTACTCACATCCAGCAAATCAATTTGTTGCCGGCTTTATTGGCAGTCCTCAAATGAATTTATTAACGCTAAATTGTCAGGGACGCGATGCAATGCTGGGCAATTTTAAAATTCCGCTGCCGGCACTTCCTACAGTTCCTCCACAAATTGTGCTGGGTATTCGTCCGGAAAATGTGTACTTAGCTGAACCGGCAGCAGAACAGACGATTCAAGGTCAGGTATTTTTGGTGGAAAATTTAGGGATGCACAATTTAATTAGTGTGCGCGTCACCGGCAACGCTGAACAAGCAGAACCCATGACGCTGCGTACTTTGTTGCCGGCAGATCAAAGGTGGAGTGGAGAAGTAATCTCACTAATGTTACCCCCACAGTCGATTCACTGGTTTGATGTACAAACCGGTGATCGCTTAGGATTTGAGCGTTAA
- a CDS encoding carbohydrate ABC transporter permease, with protein MALNSLSNDSPTSKSKFSIQKVILWVAIVLIVIFTLAPVLWQLLTSIKINKAISTIPNIYFPRPDQYTLKHYIELFTRRPFLSYILNSAFVSIISTALSLTIGAPAAYALARLKIPGEKIILGGILIVTLFPYILLFLGLLEIIKATGLANNYLALVIPYTAINLPLTILVMRSFFQQLPRDLEDAAKVDGYNTWQMLTQIVLPMTVPAMVTTGILTFIFAWNEFLFALTFITRETMKTIPVAASQIGGSTVFDIPYGPLAAATILGTFPLILLVLFFQRKIVQGLTAGAVKG; from the coding sequence ATGGCACTTAATTCTTTGAGCAATGATTCACCAACTAGCAAAAGTAAGTTTTCTATCCAAAAAGTTATTCTTTGGGTGGCTATTGTGTTAATTGTAATTTTTACTTTAGCGCCTGTTTTGTGGCAACTACTAACTTCTATTAAAATCAATAAAGCAATTTCTACAATTCCAAATATTTACTTTCCTCGCCCTGATCAATACACGCTAAAACACTACATTGAGCTGTTTACTCGTCGTCCTTTTCTTAGCTATATTTTAAATAGCGCTTTTGTTTCTATCATTTCTACGGCGCTTTCTTTGACAATTGGCGCACCGGCAGCTTACGCTTTGGCAAGATTGAAAATTCCGGGTGAGAAAATTATTCTTGGCGGCATCCTAATTGTTACTCTATTTCCTTATATCTTACTATTTTTAGGATTGTTAGAAATTATTAAAGCAACGGGGTTGGCAAATAACTACCTCGCCTTGGTTATTCCCTACACGGCTATCAACTTGCCCTTAACTATTCTGGTTATGCGTAGTTTCTTTCAACAACTGCCGCGTGATTTAGAAGATGCTGCTAAGGTGGATGGTTATAATACTTGGCAAATGCTTACCCAAATTGTTTTACCGATGACGGTGCCGGCAATGGTAACAACTGGAATTTTAACTTTCATCTTTGCCTGGAATGAATTTCTCTTTGCGCTTACTTTCATCACCAGAGAAACGATGAAAACGATTCCCGTTGCTGCTTCCCAAATCGGAGGGTCAACTGTATTTGATATTCCCTACGGCCCACTAGCGGCTGCTACAATTCTTGGCACATTTCCCCTCATCTTGCTAGTCCTGTTCTTCCAACGCAAAATTGTGCAAGGATTAACAGCCGGCGCTGTTAAAGGGTAA
- a CDS encoding carbohydrate ABC transporter permease codes for MKQDTIQQREQLTGWILVAPALLLLLFVFAYPIGRAFWLSFFAQNLGTKLEPVFAGFANYGRMAGDGRFWQSLWNTTVFTVSTVFLELILGMGVALVLNQSFRGRAAVRTIAILPWALPTAIMALAWTWIFNAQYGVWNDILLRLGLIKEGINWLGDPTLAMMAVIAADVWKTTPFISILLLAGLQSISSDLYEAHAIDGANPWQSFRQITLPLLMPQVLIAMLFRFAQAFGIFDLIAVMTGGGPAGATEVVSLYIYATVMRYLDFGYGAALVVVTFLLLVTAVAIASFVLSRLRAKAAGVS; via the coding sequence ATGAAACAAGACACAATACAACAACGAGAACAACTAACCGGCTGGATATTAGTCGCGCCGGCATTACTCCTCCTACTTTTTGTATTCGCTTACCCAATCGGGAGAGCATTCTGGTTAAGCTTTTTCGCCCAAAACCTGGGTACAAAATTAGAACCCGTATTTGCCGGTTTTGCTAATTACGGGCGGATGGCTGGAGATGGCCGGTTTTGGCAAAGTCTTTGGAATACAACAGTCTTTACCGTTTCCACTGTTTTCTTGGAATTGATTTTGGGAATGGGTGTCGCCTTAGTGCTTAATCAATCGTTTCGCGGACGCGCTGCGGTGCGAACCATTGCGATTTTGCCGTGGGCGCTGCCAACAGCAATTATGGCTTTAGCTTGGACGTGGATTTTTAACGCTCAATATGGGGTTTGGAACGATATTTTGCTCAGGTTGGGATTGATTAAAGAGGGCATTAATTGGTTAGGAGATCCGACGCTGGCAATGATGGCGGTGATCGCAGCAGATGTGTGGAAAACGACACCGTTTATTAGTATTTTATTACTAGCCGGTTTGCAATCGATTTCTTCTGATCTTTATGAAGCTCATGCAATTGATGGGGCGAATCCTTGGCAGAGTTTTCGACAAATTACTTTACCTTTGCTAATGCCGCAAGTTTTGATTGCGATGTTATTTCGATTCGCGCAGGCATTTGGCATCTTTGATTTGATAGCTGTAATGACCGGCGGCGGGCCTGCCGGTGCGACGGAAGTTGTGTCACTCTACATTTATGCGACGGTGATGCGATATTTGGATTTTGGTTATGGGGCGGCTTTGGTTGTTGTGACGTTTTTATTGTTGGTGACGGCAGTGGCAATTGCTAGTTTTGTATTGTCAAGGTTACGGGCTAAGGCTGCTGGGGTTAGTTGA
- a CDS encoding ABC transporter substrate-binding protein — translation MKNRKQLSRRQKFRHKFGFTSLCIVLGFLFVLGFKLLLGMPAFTQTPQQVKVTVLLNALEASQWNTLLMKDFKAQNPDIQLEIIEGPNASNLIEDLYTSAFLLGDSPYDLVYMDIVWVQKFAAAGWLRDLSDRISDKELTNFIAGDVNGGRYEGGLYRMPFRSDAGMLYYRTDLLKQGGYKPPETFNELLEIGKALKKPGENRWGYLWQGRQYEGLAAMFVEVLEGAGGFWVNPENGNVGLDQPAAVEAVKFLQNTIKTGVSPGGVTTYGEEETRQLFQSGNGVFLRNWPYVWSLAEDSAIAGKYNIKPMVHAPGKNSGACQGGWGMGIAKTSKHPDEAWRVIQFFNRPEIQRKFILGTGYVPSRRSLFTDPQIVAKYSHYPQLLKVTEKSVLRPPIAQYSQASDILQRYLSAALTNRMTPERAMKAAANETRRLLSAQS, via the coding sequence ATGAAAAACCGAAAGCAGCTCAGCAGACGGCAAAAATTCCGGCATAAGTTTGGCTTCACCAGCTTGTGCATTGTGCTCGGCTTCCTGTTCGTGTTAGGTTTCAAGCTTCTATTGGGGATGCCGGCATTCACGCAAACCCCCCAACAAGTCAAGGTTACAGTGTTGCTGAATGCCCTGGAAGCCTCGCAGTGGAATACATTGCTGATGAAGGACTTTAAGGCGCAAAACCCAGATATTCAGCTAGAAATTATTGAAGGGCCAAACGCGAGTAATTTAATTGAAGACCTTTACACGTCCGCTTTTCTATTAGGAGATTCGCCCTACGATTTGGTTTACATGGACATCGTTTGGGTGCAAAAATTTGCCGCTGCCGGCTGGTTGAGGGATTTATCTGACCGAATTTCGGATAAAGAATTAACGAATTTTATAGCCGGTGACGTGAATGGCGGGCGATATGAAGGCGGGTTGTATCGAATGCCTTTCCGTTCTGATGCCGGGATGCTTTACTACCGCACAGACTTACTTAAACAGGGGGGATATAAGCCGCCAGAAACCTTTAACGAGTTGCTTGAAATTGGCAAAGCATTGAAAAAACCAGGAGAAAATCGCTGGGGGTATCTCTGGCAGGGGCGACAATATGAAGGACTCGCCGCGATGTTTGTAGAGGTGCTCGAAGGTGCCGGTGGCTTTTGGGTGAACCCGGAAAATGGCAATGTCGGACTCGATCAACCGGCAGCAGTAGAGGCTGTGAAGTTTCTACAGAACACCATAAAAACTGGCGTTTCTCCAGGTGGCGTTACGACTTATGGAGAAGAAGAAACCCGCCAGTTATTTCAAAGTGGAAATGGGGTCTTTTTACGCAACTGGCCTTATGTCTGGTCACTGGCAGAAGATTCTGCGATTGCCGGTAAATATAACATCAAGCCAATGGTTCACGCACCTGGTAAAAACAGCGGCGCTTGCCAGGGCGGCTGGGGTATGGGAATTGCCAAAACCTCAAAGCATCCAGACGAAGCTTGGCGAGTTATTCAGTTTTTCAATCGGCCTGAAATTCAGCGTAAATTTATCCTGGGAACCGGCTATGTTCCTAGTCGGCGGTCGCTGTTCACCGATCCACAAATTGTTGCGAAATACAGCCACTATCCGCAGCTGCTAAAAGTTACGGAAAAATCAGTTTTACGTCCACCTATCGCCCAATATTCCCAAGCATCCGATATTTTACAGCGCTATCTAAGCGCAGCGTTAACAAATCGAATGACTCCAGAACGGGCAATGAAAGCCGCAGCAAATGAGACGCGCCGGCTTTTATCTGCTCAAAGCTAA
- a CDS encoding ABC transporter substrate-binding protein, with protein sequence MKYRFFRFVCLFLLSLLLVTACNGTKTVTSHRNSPPLRVAYIQWSGFFPMIIAQEKGFFTQQGVKVEPVYVENYIASLSDFSAGKYDGVTISVGSLMSIIGKTPDARVVLVTDQSAGGDAVLGQPDIQNVADLKGKRIGTKIGDFGELLVITMLERNGLTTDDVTLVNTEAETIPARLQGGDIQAGQTWDPYISEAVKAGAKVLFSTKETPGLIPGVMVFHNNILINRPNDVQAFTRAWFQAVDYWKANPEEGNALIAQKFNIKPEEVSLNGLDLFSQQDALKAMTPGTTTESLYYTAKLYADYYIRTGGLTAAPDIQKLIDPSFVQQLK encoded by the coding sequence ATGAAATACCGATTTTTCCGCTTTGTTTGTCTTTTCTTGCTGAGTCTTCTACTCGTCACAGCTTGCAATGGCACAAAAACCGTGACTTCCCATCGAAATTCACCGCCCCTACGAGTTGCTTATATCCAATGGTCCGGATTTTTTCCGATGATCATTGCCCAAGAAAAAGGGTTTTTTACCCAACAGGGAGTGAAAGTCGAACCTGTCTATGTAGAAAACTATATAGCGTCTTTATCTGACTTCAGCGCCGGCAAATATGATGGAGTCACGATATCTGTGGGAAGCCTGATGAGTATTATTGGGAAAACTCCAGATGCGCGGGTTGTTTTAGTAACCGATCAATCGGCTGGTGGTGACGCTGTGCTTGGGCAGCCCGATATTCAAAACGTAGCTGACTTGAAGGGCAAACGGATCGGCACCAAAATAGGTGATTTTGGGGAATTGTTGGTCATCACAATGCTAGAGAGAAATGGTTTAACCACCGATGACGTTACTTTGGTTAATACGGAAGCGGAAACGATTCCAGCACGCTTGCAAGGGGGTGACATTCAAGCCGGCCAAACCTGGGACCCTTATATATCTGAAGCAGTGAAAGCCGGCGCAAAGGTGCTGTTCTCCACAAAGGAAACACCTGGTTTAATTCCCGGTGTTATGGTGTTTCACAATAATATCTTAATCAATCGCCCGAATGACGTACAAGCCTTTACTCGAGCGTGGTTCCAAGCCGTAGATTACTGGAAAGCTAATCCAGAAGAAGGCAACGCTTTGATTGCCCAAAAATTTAATATCAAACCTGAAGAAGTTTCACTCAATGGACTCGACTTGTTTAGCCAGCAAGACGCCTTAAAAGCGATGACTCCAGGCACAACGACAGAGTCTCTCTACTATACGGCAAAATTATACGCCGACTACTACATTCGTACAGGAGGACTGACCGCTGCGCCCGATATTCAAAAACTCATCGATCCCTCTTTTGTGCAGCAGTTAAAATAG
- a CDS encoding ABC transporter substrate-binding protein, which produces MTSRRESAPLQVTYNQWPGFFPMIIAQEKGFFTQQGVKVEAVHEENYITSLSDFSAGKYDGVGIAVGSLMSIIGKTPDARVVLVTDQSAGGDAVLGQPDIQSVADLKGKRIGAKLGDFGELLVITMLERNGLTTEDITLVNTEAEAIPARLQDGDIQAGLTWNPYISEAVKAGAKVLFSTKDTPGLVPSVIVFHNNILINRRYDIQAFIRAWFQAIDYWQANPKESNALIANKFNIKPEEVSLDGLDLFSRQDNLKAMAVGTTTESIYYTAKLYADYYIRTGGLTAAPDIQKLIDPSFVQQLK; this is translated from the coding sequence GTGACTTCTCGTCGGGAGTCAGCGCCCCTACAAGTTACTTATAACCAATGGCCCGGATTTTTTCCGATGATCATTGCCCAAGAAAAAGGGTTTTTTACCCAACAGGGAGTGAAAGTCGAAGCTGTGCATGAAGAAAACTATATAACGTCTTTATCTGACTTCAGCGCCGGCAAATATGATGGGGTCGGTATAGCTGTGGGAAGCCTAATGAGTATTATTGGGAAAACTCCAGATGCGCGGGTTGTTTTAGTAACTGATCAATCGGCGGGTGGTGACGCTGTGCTTGGGCAGCCCGATATTCAAAGCGTAGCAGACTTGAAGGGCAAACGGATCGGCGCTAAATTAGGTGATTTTGGGGAATTGTTGGTCATCACAATGCTAGAGAGAAATGGTTTAACCACCGAGGACATTACTTTGGTTAATACGGAAGCGGAAGCGATTCCAGCACGCTTGCAGGATGGTGACATTCAAGCCGGCCTAACCTGGAACCCTTATATATCTGAAGCAGTGAAAGCCGGCGCAAAAGTGCTGTTTTCAACGAAAGACACTCCCGGTTTAGTTCCAAGTGTCATTGTGTTTCACAATAATATCTTAATCAATCGCCGGTATGATATACAAGCATTTATTCGAGCGTGGTTTCAAGCCATAGATTATTGGCAAGCCAATCCAAAAGAAAGCAACGCCTTGATTGCCAATAAATTTAATATAAAGCCAGAGGAAGTTTCACTCGATGGACTCGACTTATTTAGCCGGCAAGACAACTTAAAAGCGATGGCTGTAGGCACAACAACAGAATCCATCTACTATACAGCAAAATTATACGCCGACTACTACATTCGTACAGGAGGACTGACCGCTGCACCTGACATTCAAAAACTCATCGATCCCTCTTTTGTGCAGCAGTTAAAATAG
- a CDS encoding ABC transporter substrate-binding protein, which yields MKSRFLRFVCLFLLSIVLITACNGRTSVTSKSEPPLLTVAYSLWPGYFPLVIAQEKGFFTEQGVKVKLVYSENHQAPLADFSAGKYDGMAITLGSFMSSIEEISGSQIVLITDRSTGADAIVAQSNTQSVADLKGKRIGAKLGNFGELFVIKMLERNGLTPNDVTLVNLEAETIVENLKNGSIQAGQTWEPYVFQAVQSGAKVLFTSKQTPGLISDVVVFRSNVLRDRPDDVRAFIRAWFQAQDYWKTNPEESKTLVAKTLNIKPEEVSTEGIELQDLKNNLAALTPGSTTESLYYTAQLYADFYTRTGGLSTVPDIQKIIDPSFVQQLQ from the coding sequence ATGAAATCTCGATTTCTCCGCTTTGTGTGTCTGTTCTTGCTCAGTATTGTCCTGATCACTGCCTGCAATGGAAGAACCTCTGTCACCTCCAAATCTGAGCCACCGCTCCTAACAGTCGCTTACAGTTTGTGGCCAGGGTATTTTCCGCTAGTAATTGCTCAAGAAAAAGGGTTTTTCACTGAACAAGGGGTTAAAGTAAAACTCGTTTATTCAGAAAATCATCAAGCACCGTTGGCTGATTTTAGTGCCGGCAAATATGATGGGATGGCAATAACACTTGGTAGCTTCATGAGCAGTATTGAGGAAATTTCTGGCTCACAGATTGTTTTAATTACTGATCGCTCTACGGGCGCTGATGCTATCGTGGCTCAGTCAAATACTCAAAGCGTGGCTGACTTGAAGGGCAAGCGAATTGGCGCTAAATTAGGCAACTTTGGAGAATTGTTTGTCATCAAAATGTTGGAAAGAAATGGTCTAACTCCCAACGATGTAACACTGGTCAATCTAGAAGCCGAAACTATCGTAGAAAACTTAAAAAACGGGAGCATTCAAGCTGGTCAAACCTGGGAACCCTATGTGTTTCAAGCAGTCCAATCCGGAGCAAAAGTGCTATTCACCAGCAAGCAAACACCTGGTTTGATTTCAGATGTCGTTGTATTTCGCAGCAATGTGTTACGAGATCGTCCAGATGATGTGCGAGCATTTATCCGAGCCTGGTTTCAAGCCCAAGACTACTGGAAGACAAATCCAGAGGAAAGCAAAACCCTGGTTGCAAAAACGCTCAATATCAAACCAGAGGAAGTTTCAACCGAGGGGATTGAGTTACAGGATTTGAAAAACAATCTCGCGGCGCTAACTCCAGGATCTACCACAGAGTCATTGTACTATACAGCCCAATTGTACGCCGATTTTTACACTCGCACTGGTGGGCTAAGCACCGTACCGGATATTCAAAAAATAATTGATCCCTCTTTTGTACAGCAGCTACAATAG
- a CDS encoding ATP-binding protein, translated as MKPFKISSLRSKLIFSFLGVAVFPLLLLSLLNLRTTEKALTNNANQTLLAAASQTALSLDAFISSNLDAVRVEAQLPTLAKYLSLPDSQRQNMTEEVEAVLRSLSRKDTLNISSYALLDRQGRDVLDTYTPDIGLDKSKADYFQEPFKSGLPYVSPIRYSPTTNLPSLFFSSPVRNAFGETIGVLRVRYNAAVIQRLVSQNTDIIGQLDSYAIVLDENYIRLAQGYAPEVMFKSVIPLPPAKIKALQAAGRLPQGSTANISTNLPAFQQGLENAAKTPFFTTLLSHSNNDLKAAAVTKLKTQPWFVVFVESQATFLEPVQEQVRYTLLLALIIGGVVVIAAITIGELFAKPLINLTGTVTQFTAGDLSARTFIRSKDEVGILAASFNKMAEQVSKLFKGLEDRTRELEISQHVTVAVSELSRSILEPERLLREAITLMQNRFDLHYVRIYLLDQTTNQLIARADSIPPGKGEQYESANIPLNANDSLVALVARTQEAIWVDDFSSASSLEAGLKSSRAGSEVTVPLITRGTFLGVLDIQDSQPHRFSETDLETFNTLAGQIATALENARLFDEIQKAEERFRSIFEDAPIGMAIVSLETYQFLQVNKVLCEMLGYTGSELSMRTFAEVTHPEDIKLDVSLFKQMMAGEIATYKIEQRYLKPNQEIVWGNLTVTLIRDRNGTACYSLGMVENITERKQVQAALQESESQYREKAQELEQALQELQQTQTQLIQTEKMSSLGQLVAGVAHEINNPVNFIYGNINPANEYLQEVLDLLNLYQQHYPKPASEIQNRIEEIDLEFLIDDFQKIMSSMKVGAERIRQIVLSLRNFSRLDESDMKPVDIHEGLENTLLILQNQLKEKPGHPEILVIKDYGKLPLIDCYAGQLNQVFMNLLTNAIDAIDEHNQHRSLEEIKEDPSKIEIHTQLLDSNHVEIRIINSGPGIPADIRQKIFDPFFTTKTVGKGTGLGLAISYQIIVEKHNGKLYCKSAAGEGVEFVIQIPTKVENRLNTGFSVS; from the coding sequence ATGAAACCATTTAAAATTTCTTCCCTCCGTAGTAAGCTGATCTTTTCGTTTTTAGGTGTCGCGGTTTTTCCTTTACTGCTGCTCTCATTATTAAATTTGCGAACCACAGAAAAGGCGCTAACAAATAATGCTAATCAAACGCTCTTAGCAGCAGCTTCCCAAACTGCTTTGAGTCTTGATGCTTTTATCAGTTCTAATCTGGATGCTGTGCGGGTTGAGGCGCAGTTACCAACCCTAGCCAAATATTTAAGTCTGCCAGACAGCCAGAGACAAAACATGACTGAAGAAGTTGAGGCTGTTTTACGCTCCCTAAGTCGTAAAGATACCTTGAATATTTCGTCCTACGCGCTGCTTGATCGCCAGGGGCGAGATGTTTTAGATACATACACACCGGATATCGGTTTAGATAAATCTAAGGCAGATTACTTTCAGGAACCATTCAAAAGCGGCTTACCTTACGTCTCGCCTATTCGGTATTCTCCAACTACTAATTTGCCAAGTCTATTTTTCAGCAGTCCGGTGAGGAATGCGTTTGGGGAGACGATTGGAGTGCTGCGTGTCCGTTATAATGCTGCGGTGATTCAGCGATTGGTTAGTCAAAATACTGACATCATAGGACAACTTGATTCCTATGCAATCGTGCTAGACGAAAACTACATCCGTTTAGCTCAAGGCTACGCACCAGAGGTAATGTTTAAATCGGTCATACCACTACCGCCGGCTAAAATAAAAGCCTTGCAAGCAGCGGGACGCTTGCCCCAAGGTTCAACAGCAAATATATCAACCAACCTGCCGGCTTTTCAGCAAGGTTTAGAAAACGCTGCAAAAACTCCTTTTTTTACAACACTCTTAAGCCATAGCAATAATGACTTGAAAGCCGCAGCAGTCACAAAGTTAAAGACGCAACCGTGGTTTGTCGTTTTCGTCGAATCTCAAGCGACTTTTTTAGAGCCAGTGCAAGAGCAAGTCCGTTATACGCTGTTGTTAGCTTTAATTATTGGTGGAGTTGTCGTGATTGCTGCTATTACAATCGGAGAACTCTTTGCTAAACCTTTGATTAATCTAACCGGCACCGTCACTCAATTCACTGCCGGCGATCTCAGCGCTCGAACTTTTATCCGATCTAAAGATGAAGTTGGGATACTTGCAGCTAGTTTTAATAAAATGGCAGAGCAGGTGAGTAAACTATTTAAAGGCTTAGAAGATCGCACTCGTGAACTAGAAATCAGTCAACACGTTACCGTTGCAGTCAGTGAACTTTCACGTTCAATTCTTGAACCTGAACGGCTATTGCGTGAAGCGATTACTCTGATGCAAAATCGCTTTGATTTACATTATGTGCGGATTTATTTGCTCGATCAAACGACAAATCAATTGATTGCACGGGCTGATTCTATCCCGCCGGGTAAGGGGGAGCAATACGAAAGTGCTAACATTCCTCTCAACGCAAATGATAGCCTCGTCGCCCTTGTCGCCCGCACACAGGAAGCAATTTGGGTGGATGATTTCAGCAGCGCATCATCCTTAGAAGCCGGGTTGAAATCATCTAGAGCCGGTTCTGAGGTGACGGTGCCGCTGATCACTCGTGGCACGTTTCTAGGAGTGCTCGACATTCAAGACAGTCAGCCCCATCGCTTCAGTGAGACGGATCTAGAAACATTCAACACCTTAGCTGGACAGATCGCCACGGCTTTAGAAAATGCCCGATTATTTGATGAGATTCAAAAGGCTGAAGAGCGCTTCCGCAGCATCTTTGAAGATGCTCCGATTGGCATGGCAATTGTGAGTTTAGAGACCTATCAATTCTTGCAAGTGAATAAAGTGCTGTGTGAGATGTTGGGTTATACCGGCTCTGAACTGAGTATGCGAACATTTGCGGAAGTCACACACCCGGAAGACATCAAGCTAGATGTTTCTTTATTCAAGCAGATGATGGCCGGCGAAATCGCCACTTATAAAATTGAGCAACGCTACCTCAAGCCAAATCAAGAAATTGTTTGGGGGAATTTAACTGTAACCTTAATTCGCGACCGAAACGGCACAGCTTGTTATTCTTTAGGGATGGTAGAGAACATTACAGAACGTAAGCAAGTCCAGGCAGCGCTGCAAGAATCGGAAAGTCAATATCGAGAAAAAGCTCAAGAGTTAGAACAAGCGCTGCAAGAGTTGCAACAAACACAAACTCAATTAATTCAAACCGAAAAAATGTCGAGCCTTGGCCAATTGGTGGCTGGGGTTGCTCATGAAATCAACAATCCTGTTAACTTTATTTATGGGAATATTAACCCAGCGAATGAATACTTACAAGAGGTGCTGGATTTGTTGAATTTATATCAACAGCACTACCCCAAGCCGGCTTCTGAAATTCAAAATCGTATAGAAGAGATTGATCTAGAATTTTTGATAGACGATTTTCAAAAAATTATGTCTTCCATGAAAGTGGGGGCAGAGCGAATTCGTCAAATTGTCTTATCTTTAAGAAACTTTTCTCGTTTGGACGAATCGGACATGAAACCCGTTGACATTCACGAGGGTTTAGAAAATACGTTATTAATTTTACAAAATCAACTGAAAGAAAAGCCCGGACATCCGGAAATTTTGGTGATCAAAGACTATGGAAAATTGCCCCTAATTGATTGCTATGCCGGCCAGCTCAATCAAGTGTTTATGAATTTACTCACTAATGCGATTGATGCAATCGATGAACACAACCAGCATCGCTCTTTAGAAGAAATTAAAGAAGATCCGAGTAAAATTGAGATTCACACACAACTTTTAGACTCCAATCATGTAGAAATTCGCATCATTAATAGTGGCCCTGGCATTCCAGCAGACATTCGGCAAAAAATATTTGATCCCTTCTTCACCACAAAAACTGTTGGCAAAGGCACGGGACTCGGTTTGGCGATTAGCTATCAAATCATTGTTGAAAAACACAACGGAAAATTATACTGCAAATCGGCTGCCGGTGAAGGCGTTGAGTTTGTGATTCAGATTCCTACTAAAGTTGAAAATAGGTTGAACACCGGCTTTAGCGTCTCTTAA